Proteins from a single region of Acanthochromis polyacanthus isolate Apoly-LR-REF ecotype Palm Island chromosome 11, KAUST_Apoly_ChrSc, whole genome shotgun sequence:
- the LOC110963633 gene encoding probable thiopurine S-methyltransferase isoform X2 encodes MLEPQANRVMTLAEWEEYWKKDDIGFHEDHVNNMLENNIDKVLNGRKGVRFFFPLCGKAVDMKWLADRGQSVVGVEISEKAVRQFFEENNMTYSEEAAAGVPGAKVFKNAEKSISLYQCDLYNFSSSVEGQFGAIWDRGSLVAVNPQDREKYAALMVSLMAKDCRYLVDTLQYNPEKYEGPPFFVPDEQLHALFGKSCNIELLQSTDIMSDMWRDFGMDYLNERVLLITPKSS; translated from the exons ATGCTGGAACCTCAGGCCAATCGGGTGATGACGCTCGCAGAGTGGGAGGAATACTGGAAAAAGGACGACATTGGATTCCATGAAGACCACGTGAACAA TATGCTGGAGAACAACATTGATAAAGTTCTAAATGGACGAAAAGGAGTTCGCTTCTTCTTCCCTCTGTGTGGGAAAGCTGTAGATATGAAATg GCTGGCAGACAGGGGGCAATCGGTGGTCGGGGTGGAGATCTCTGAGAAGGCAGTCCGACAGTTCTTTGAGGAGAACAACATGACGTACAGCGAGGAGGCTgcagctggagtacctggagcaAAGGTGTTCAAG AACGCAGAGAAAAGCATCTCCCTCTATCAGTGCGATCTGTACAACTTCTCCAG CTCAGTTGAGGGTCAGTTTGGAGCGATCTGGGACCGAGGATCTCTGGTGGCCGTCAACCCTCAAGACCGAGAAAA ATATGCTGCTCTGATGGTGTCTCTGATGGCCAAAGACTGCAGATACCTCGTGGACACTCTGCAGTACAATCCTGAAAAATATGAAG GTCCTCCGTTTTTTGTGCCTGATGAGCAGCTTCACGCTCTGTTTG GTAAAAGCTGCAACATCGAGCTGCTGCAGTCCACAGATATAATGTCAGACATGTGGAGGGACTTTGGGATGGATTACCTGAACGAACGTGTTCTCCTCATCACCCCGAAGAGcagctga